A stretch of DNA from Cryptomeria japonica chromosome 4, Sugi_1.0, whole genome shotgun sequence:
CTTTGGAATTGATTATGTCCAAAAATTTATCACTGGCAATGATGATTTTGTTGAGAAGGTGGATCTCAACATCCCTCCAATAACCTGTGGGATAGCTGACAAAGAAGAAATTATTGTTAAGAGTTAAGAAATCTTATTAACTCTTACCCACTACTCAATATCTTCCCTTCATCTCCACCTACCTTAATGGGTGGGGCTACTGTTTTCAATATACTCGCATCATTTCATTCATATTTATCAAATTGGGTGTATCTAAACCTATATCTAATAAGGGTTGCTTTCAGTTCCGGTGGGAGCCAGGGTTTGATtacaatgttgtgattctttcttaGTCAGGATCCATGAGGAGCTATCATTTGGAAACTCTAATTGTAGAACTCATAGAGGTATGTTCTTCCTATATTTGAATAACCCTTCTAAACCAACAATCACCCTATGAATAATGACCTAGCTGCCTCACTCACACCAAACTTAACTTCATAGGAACCATTCACAGAATCAACTATTCCAAAAAATCAAATGAATAGATTCTAAGTTAAATCCTATTGTACTAAAATCAAACACCTAATTCTACTTTGCAATAAAAGAACCTATTTTATGCTTTcttgaaagaaataaaaataaattaatctaaaAGCACATACATTTCAAAACCTAAATCGATTCCATGAGTGAAACACAATAAATCTTCTACCTAATCTTCACTTAAGAAAATTGCTCTAATGCTTTCTAAGAACATGACAATGAAAAGTTTATTGAAAATAAACTATCTTAACAAAAACATTCATCCTATTCTAGTTAATCTGATATCTTCAAAAAAAAACCACAATTATGTTGTAGAACTCAAAAAATACTAAAACAAAGTATAAAGATTACTATGCagataaataaaaaataacaaaatgaaacaAAGTCACATTCCTTAAGAAGAGCGGGCCCTGTTCTACCTCTAGAGGAACTAAAACACCAAAATTAGATCAAATTCCTTCAAACTTGCATTATAATGTGCCCCTAAAGGAGAGTAAAACAAAGTGTTTGATAGAAACTAATAGGAAAATGATACTAAAAAACAACAGAATACTTAACTAGATACTAACTTCCAAACTGACTACAGAGATGGCAAAATATACCCTTTAAATTCAGATACAAAAGACACCACCTCAGATGACTGAACGGTAGTTATAACAAAAGACTTGGAACCAGATGTCTCACTCATGATCTCTCAATTCACAATAGTGGAACTGGGAGTTCCTCTTGGAAACAAAATTTCTTATCTTTTCAAAATAAACCTATCATCAATGTAACAAATGGCTTGGAGCACTTTGGAGCAATCAAGAACTCCACATggcacaaaaaaatttaaaataaactgcCACATCAAGTAACATCTATCCTATAAAATCTGGAAAACATTCAATTTTGAAACAGATGTGTACATTATTTCATAGAGTCATATTTAAATCGCAATAATCATTTTATTTGGCCCACATAAAGAAAACATTTATATAAAAATACCATTTATAGTTTAATTTCTAACTAGCAAGATAAATAATAGGATGATCAATACCTTCTTTATCTTGTAGCATAGTGTGTGTGCATGATTGTGTTCCTCTGTGCTTTCTTTATATGTTTGTTCCATCCTGGAGAACCTAAGTTACTTTGTAGGTGCTTGAAAATGAGGGGTTGACAAGATTTATCTGTTGTTCTCTTTTGGAGGACCCAAGTAACTCTGCAAGTGATCGGATAGGGTATTTTCTATCATAcaaattcttctatatgttatctatttcttctatctattgTATCATGCTTTTCAACATTCAGGGATGATGCAAACCCTTGAAggcatttaggccttcttccatgttgaccaacatctttattttatctttttcttcatgTGCCCTTCTTCTGATCCAAGAACTTTTGCATTATGATGAAACAACCATCTGCAACTATACTATTTATTTTATCCTACTGCTATGGGTTTTGATTCCGAATAATTGTGTCCCCCTGTGctcttgcatttttgttgattttgtgggTCTTATGTGTCATGGACGCCGAAAATGAAATTCCATGGTAACATCTGGCTATGTTAACGTGCCACAACATTTCTTCTCGTTAAAATGACATGCCTTTCATGAATACCATTCTAAAGGGGGGCTATCATACCTTCTTAATTTACATTTTGTATGTGTTTATATTATCATTCTTGTTTGCCTtgatgggggccaaaccacttgatctatttaTCTTGTTTGtcttggtgggggccaaaccacttgatctatttaTCTTGTTTTCctttgtgggggccaaaccacttgatctatttaTCTTGTCGCTAGTTTGTAGTGGAAATTTCACTACTTATCACATCAATCTATGCTTGCCCTATCGTATGACTATcttgcataacacaacttgctatacACACTAGTGATATCTTGCAAATCATCACCCTATTGTATGCttatctagcataacacactttgctaCCCATACTAGCACCATCCTTTTTATCTCAGCAACAAtgattttttatcttttataataAGATTTTTCCTCCATTAACTGGAGTTTTATCTCAGCAACAACTAACATGTTTACGATGAAATAGCTTAGAGAAATCGAATGCAATCTCAAATCTATCTCATTGGGCTCAACTTCATTCATTCAGGGAATTTTTGCTTCCCCTTCAAAAATCTTGGCAACATCTCTCTACTTTAGCTTCATAGCTCTCAATAATGATATGCTCACTAAAATGGGGGTAAAATCTAACGTCGTAAATTGCATCTTGTGTAATTGCATGTCACATAAGAACCTTCACTTCAAACTGATTGAATTCATTTGTCACctatttgtccttttgtccacatggatAGCCTTGTCATCTTACAATTTGACTTCTTATAACATACTAACCAATTCACCAGTGAACTATAGTGCATTAGGGAGATGTCTTCTTGTTGTGCTAGCATCCCGCGAATATGTTAGTCAATAGGTGGTTGTTTGAGTGTTATGCCTACGTTCGCAATATTTCGTAATGCCTCTATCCATGGCCACCGACATCGGGATTCCTCTTTGAAGGCTATATCTCTCTTTCCTTCTTTACTTCAATATCTATTACTTCTATCTAGTTTATCAATTTCTTATATGTTTTACTTTagtctttatcattttatctttccaTCATTGCTACTATCTAGGTTGTCaatggagatggaaacaccaaaatgggggccTGACTAAGGCagacctctaaacacaacccccaacattttcccttaTTGCTTATGTGTAGGTTCTTGATATAGAACCATGTAAGATAAGGATCAATGAATAATTCAAGTTGATTATAAAAGTATGTTCCTCACAACTCAAATTGTAATCAACAATTCTTGAACATGCCacttgaagaagaaattatttattattatcttCGTCCATATCCTTATTTCGCTTCCCTGTATAATGCACCCAATTCTTGAGGTAAGGAAACATCACTCTAAAATAAATTTACAAATCAAATAATGCTTTGACTCATAATACACATCATCAAATAAACCTTTGTAGTAATGACCAAAATGGGACAAGACTCGCTTTTTTACAAGAATCTATTAGACTAGTAATGATTATCAAACCTTTGATAATACCTAGCTTCTTGCATGACTTGCATTAGAAAATTAAGATTAATTTTATGGGCAAATGTCATGGCCTCATCAGCatgaacatcattcttcaaagtAAAATGAAAAGCATCCATTGGACCCCTTTTATATCATACAATAGATAAGCCTCTAGGCCCCAAGACCATAGGAAAACCAGCAACAAAAAGCAAAGCAAAACTTTTAAAAAATCAAACCGAAAAAAGAATAAACAAAGTATAACAAAAAATAATTAAGAAAGAAATACTCTAGCACCTACCCTCACATCCATATTGAGAAAATTTTCGGTGGTAAAATACCTAACCATTTGAATGTATTTAGATATTTATATTAATTTCCGACACTCATGCTCATACTTACACCCATATCCATACATTTGACTTAACCTTGAGATTTGAAATTTcatgttaatatataattatataatcatTCCATTACAATAAACTTAaaagtaaataaaaatttaaattaatataaaaacTTCGCCAtaataaatatgaatatatttGATTATTTCTATTATTACAATCAATTGTTAAATAATTTTGTACCAAATTATAATTGaaagaaataatttaaaataatataaatgatAAACTCTTGGATACTTTTAAGCAGGAAATCTTGCCTGCGCGTAGGTTAAAGATATCTCTAATGTATGAGGGCTACGATATGGAACTCCAAGAGAGATCCCGATTTGGTTTTCCTCAACATTGTATTACCCGATATGAGGCGAAGCGATCCTCTGTGTTGGACTAGTATGAGAAACGCTATATACATATTTGAACTACAAATCTTCTTGTATACTTCCCAGCAAATAACATTTCCACAGAATGACGTGAATGCCTATACACTTTTGAGGGAGCTGAATTTAATCTATTCTGTTTAGGCTGTTTCTTTCACGCCTTTGCTTGATCGGTTATACTTCATATGGCTTTTCACAAGCTGGCCGGCAGCAAGGGCAGACATGAGAGATAACTCTCCTGCCATTACTGCAGCTGCCACAACTCTGGCCAAGTTCTGAGCATTCGCACCAGGGGATGCCCCATTTGCTCCTTTCACTCCAACCATGTTCAAGCACGCCGCCTGTGATGCCAATTGAGTTCCTCCTCCCACTGTCCCCACCTCTATGCATGGCACGCTCACCGAAATGTGCAGGTCCTTGCCCCCATTCACCCCCTCCATCATTGTAAGACAGTGGGAGCTCTCCACATTCTGGGCAGGATCTTGGCCTGTTGCAATGAACACGGCTGACACAATGTTGGCAGCATGGGCATTGAATCCTCCCATGGCGCCAGCCATGGCAGATCCAGTCAAGTTCTTGAGCATGTTCAGCTCCAACAATGCTGGAACTGTCGTCTTCAACACCTTGTTCACAACCGCCTCTGTTATGATGGCCTCACACACTACTGATTTTCCACGTCCTTCAATCCAATTCACTGCAGTGGGCTTCTTGTCTGCGCAGAAATTGCCTTTAAAACAGAAGCACATTTACAAAATTAGCCCACCCATTTAAAGCGCAATTCAATGCAATTACATGGTGTAGAAGTAAAAtccccaaaaattaaaaaaattggagGACTTGAATTACCAGAAACGCTGATAACATCCATGTCGGGGAACGTAATTTGAAGATAATCCAAGACATTCTGAACAGCCTTGGAGACCATATTCATTCCCATGGCATCTCCAGTGAAGCATGAGAATCTCATGTACAAATTCTTGCCTGCAATtgcacattttataccttgtagCCTAGCAAATCTGCTTGTCCTGTTGAAAAAAAGTGCACCCAAAAGACGTATCAGTTATCCTGAAAATATGGCTTTATTTCACTACCCATTGAGCCAATACGCATAAAATATTGATCAATAAAGCATGCAAAGTGAAAAAGTGGATCTGGAAAAGAAACAACTACCTGTTGAAGATGTCAGAGAGGTTATCAGCGTTTGCGGGATCCTCAATATAGAACTTGAGCTCTGAAGCCCTCTTGGCACTCTGAAACCTCACAACAGGGGCCCTAGTCATGCCATCTCTGAGAAGAATGCTTGTAGCCCCACCACTCATAAGAATGGCCTTGCAACCTCTGTTGGTGCTGGCCACCAGACACCCTTCTGTGGTTGCCATGGGCACCATGTACTCTAACCCATTTACTAGTAAGGGTCCTGCTACACCCACAGGGATTTGTACGTAACCCACAGGCATCTCACAGCACTGACCAAGAATGGACTGATAATCAAATCCCTCCAAGGGCAGCCCATCAAGCGATCTCCCAGTCATGATCTCCAAAGCCCTCCTCCTCACAGAGGCAGCTCTCTTGCAGTCCCCAAGGGAGGATTCAAGAGAATAGGAGGCCACTGTGCCGTTGCAAACAGCAGCTGCAATGTCTCCATCCTCATTCTCACCAAGTGTATTTCCCTTGAGCTGGACCTCAGGTTTCTTAACAACAATTTCTTCTCTGCCTTGTATCCCACAGGTTGTTGGAGGGATGCTGAGATCCACCTTCTCAACAAAATCATCATTGCCATTGATAAAGTTTTGGACATAATCAATTCCAAAGAAACCCAGCAAATATATGAAGGAAGCCAAGTGGGCCACAATGGCCACAAGCTCCCCAAAGTTGACAACATGGAGAGGCGTTGAGGTAACCAtcttctctctccatctcttcatCAGGAAATATGATGATGCGAAGAAAACCAGAAAGAACAACTTGTTGGTGAGTCCCAAGGGGAGAAGCAGGGCATCAGATGCCAACACCTTTGAATTCCCATTGTTGTTTTTTCTTTTTACGGAATCATCatctcttttcttcatcatcttgaaatcACCGCAGCAGTCAGTTTCTCCTCCGTTCCTGACAACCATTTTAGATTTTCTGAGACCAGCAAGATCCATTACAATGAGCAAACACAAGGAAGGATCTGTACTAATGGGTGTTACTTGTGCTTTCTAGGATCCCTAATGTAGTGAATGCCTCAAGTGCTGGGTTTATTTGAGCATACGCAAAGAAAACGATTATTTATAAGGATTATTTTAACTATGGAACTCCGGAACAATAATCACGTTTAAAACTTCTTATTTAATGTGATGTCACTAACGCTTACAAATGTGCGAGTTGTTTATGCAGGGTCAGATTGCGGCTTTGATCGCTTCATtggtttatttaaaattaaaaattaattgttttttaaaGTTTCGATTAAAAGTAGATTCTGATCCGTGCTTACAAATGTGCTACCTCTCTGATGGAACAGCCAGCTTATCCTTCTGAAAATGAAACCTAGATTCCCTGATTGTTAACCGCTGCCGGGCATGGTGTAAGACCGATATTTCgcatgcttgtggaatgtttaactGGTTTCTGGTCCAGAAAAACGTGCATTGAAGAAAGATTTGTTTCCAAGCCCTGGTCATCTCACGTTACCCATTTCTCAAACGATACATCCAGCCGCATTAACGAGCAGatgaaatatataatttattgagaTTTCATGGCCCTCTGGTTGTGTACTTGTCTATATTATCTTATAAAATTATTCATGGTACGAATTATGGGCTATTTATATTTAGAAAGTAACACGTAACCAACGTTGAAAAGTTGATTTAGATTTATTACCTTAGATTTAAATAACTTAATGAATGAATGTATGATATTAATACAAACATAATGTCAAAATTTGTATAATTGAAATATACTTGACCCCACacttttaatattttcaaaatgatTAGAATTATTGTCATTTGTCTCTTTCAAATAGTAATGATCATAGTTTGGTGCTATTTTCGTGATAAGagattattataaaaattatttaaatataatttgaATGATATCTTTGATCTTATTTTTGTTGTCTTCTAgcaattttaatttataattttttatatttttagtaTTGTGTACCCGTCTTTAAAAGTTATCAAGATTAACATCcttagtcaatcacaaccattgAAGCACACACATTTCTAGGCGATGGTGATCATTCATTGAATGCGGTGAGAATCTAAGCATACACTAAAAATCTTATGCACTTTTTTTACTAATTTTGGTAGATGGCTAATCATAGAAATTAAACCACTAAGGTtcttttataatatataattatgtcTAATTTTGTAACTAAACATGTTTCTCTTATGAACTTATGGGTAGTCCCGTTTGTGTCACATGTCACAGTTATATTCTAATGATTTTAATATAATGATAGAAAGGTGAAGAGTAATACATATAAGATTAAATGTTTCATATTTcccaataattatttaaatttta
This window harbors:
- the LOC131071045 gene encoding 3-hydroxy-3-methylglutaryl-coenzyme A reductase 1-like yields the protein MDLAGLRKSKMVVRNGGETDCCGDFKMMKKRDDDSVKRKNNNGNSKVLASDALLLPLGLTNKLFFLVFFASSYFLMKRWREKMVTSTPLHVVNFGELVAIVAHLASFIYLLGFFGIDYVQNFINGNDDFVEKVDLSIPPTTCGIQGREEIVVKKPEVQLKGNTLGENEDGDIAAAVCNGTVASYSLESSLGDCKRAASVRRRALEIMTGRSLDGLPLEGFDYQSILGQCCEMPVGYVQIPVGVAGPLLVNGLEYMVPMATTEGCLVASTNRGCKAILMSGGATSILLRDGMTRAPVVRFQSAKRASELKFYIEDPANADNLSDIFNRTSRFARLQGIKCAIAGKNLYMRFSCFTGDAMGMNMVSKAVQNVLDYLQITFPDMDVISVSGNFCADKKPTAVNWIEGRGKSVVCEAIITEAVVNKVLKTTVPALLELNMLKNLTGSAMAGAMGGFNAHAANIVSAVFIATGQDPAQNVESSHCLTMMEGVNGGKDLHISVSVPCIEVGTVGGGTQLASQAACLNMVGVKGANGASPGANAQNLARVVAAAVMAGELSLMSALAAGQLVKSHMKYNRSSKGVKETA